The following proteins are co-located in the Massilia litorea genome:
- a CDS encoding hybrid sensor histidine kinase/response regulator: MRASHHDADAISVRALLRALPAPVGAPWPDGLRAAIDLMLGSRFPMFAAWGRDLRLVYNDAFVELLGERHPAWLGQPLAQAFTGSWAGVMPVLDAALAGEAALAEDLPLEAAQHDRLARRYVTLSASPLRERGEPAGVLCVLTDTTTRVLAAQQDRFQRELGATLRELLDPVAIMEAASALVGRYLAVGRVGYGEIDAGGQTVSVERDWTDGTIASLAGETRALDGFGPALIAELRAGRTLQLDDVAADPLAAPYAAGYASIGARAMIVVPIIEAGRLAAIFYLHEPAPREWSAREAALAEDVARQTREAVRRARVEETLRDETRILEVLNRTGQALASTLDADVLLQAITDAGTQLSGAKFGAFFYKVPGDPGEDLLLYTLSGAPRAAFEGFGNPRPTAIFHPTFYNEGIVRSDDITRDPRYGLSSPHYGMPHGHLPVRSYLAVPVVARSGTVLGGLFFGHPQAGVFSERTERIVAGVAAQAAVALDNARLYEAARKAAIERDALLQSERAARVEAERLSRMKDEFLAMLAHELRNPLAPISSSAALLNIQFRDEPRIGQASAIIGRQVKHMSRLIDDLLDVSRVTRGLVTLQVDELDLCEVVRSALDQARPLIDEQAHRVELDLPQCPVQVRGDATRLVQAVANILNNAAKYTPPAGTIRITLAREDGRARLQVRDNGSGMPPDLLPGVFELFTQGARTLARSQGGLGLGLALVKKLVEMHGGAVAAHSDGVGLGSVFTIELPCAQAESDAAADGAAVRMDAAAYRPLRVIVVDDNEDAADGLATLLRAQGHTVAVDYTASAALRRAMREAPDAMVVDIGLPDMDGYQLGALLRAEPATRNAVLIAATGYGGEQDRARARAAGFSHHLVKPVDMGALVRILQEAASRS; encoded by the coding sequence ATGCGCGCATCCCACCACGACGCCGACGCCATCAGCGTGCGCGCGCTGCTGCGCGCCTTGCCGGCCCCCGTCGGCGCGCCGTGGCCGGACGGTCTGCGCGCGGCGATCGACCTGATGCTCGGTTCGCGCTTCCCGATGTTCGCGGCCTGGGGCCGTGACCTGCGCCTGGTCTACAACGACGCCTTCGTCGAGCTGCTGGGCGAGCGCCATCCCGCCTGGCTCGGGCAGCCCCTGGCGCAGGCCTTCACCGGTTCCTGGGCCGGCGTGATGCCTGTCCTCGATGCCGCCCTGGCCGGCGAGGCGGCGCTGGCTGAGGACCTGCCGCTGGAGGCGGCGCAGCATGACCGGTTGGCCCGCCGCTACGTCACGCTGTCGGCCTCGCCCCTGCGCGAACGCGGCGAGCCCGCCGGCGTTCTGTGCGTGCTGACCGATACCACCACGCGCGTGCTGGCGGCGCAGCAGGACCGCTTCCAGCGCGAGCTCGGCGCGACCCTGCGCGAACTGCTCGATCCGGTCGCCATCATGGAAGCGGCCAGTGCGCTCGTCGGGCGCTACCTGGCGGTGGGACGCGTCGGCTACGGCGAGATCGACGCGGGCGGACAGACCGTCAGCGTCGAGCGCGACTGGACCGACGGCACGATTGCCAGCCTGGCCGGCGAGACGCGTGCGCTCGACGGCTTCGGCCCGGCCCTGATCGCCGAACTGCGCGCCGGGCGCACGCTGCAGCTCGACGATGTCGCGGCCGATCCGCTGGCCGCGCCGTATGCGGCCGGCTATGCGAGCATCGGCGCGCGCGCCATGATCGTGGTGCCGATCATCGAGGCCGGACGGCTGGCCGCCATCTTTTATCTGCACGAGCCGGCGCCGCGCGAGTGGAGCGCGCGCGAGGCGGCGCTGGCCGAGGACGTGGCGCGCCAGACGCGCGAGGCCGTGCGCCGCGCCCGCGTCGAAGAGACGCTGCGCGACGAAACGCGCATTCTCGAAGTCCTGAACCGCACCGGCCAGGCGCTCGCCTCGACCCTCGACGCCGACGTGCTGCTGCAGGCGATCACGGACGCCGGCACCCAGCTGAGCGGGGCCAAGTTCGGCGCCTTCTTCTACAAGGTGCCGGGCGATCCTGGCGAGGACCTGCTGCTCTACACCCTGTCCGGCGCACCGCGCGCGGCCTTCGAAGGCTTCGGCAATCCGCGTCCGACGGCGATCTTCCATCCGACTTTTTACAACGAAGGCATCGTGCGCAGCGACGACATCACGCGCGACCCGCGCTACGGCCTGTCGAGCCCACACTACGGCATGCCGCACGGGCACCTGCCGGTGCGCAGCTACCTGGCCGTGCCGGTGGTTGCGCGCTCGGGCACGGTGCTCGGCGGCCTGTTCTTCGGCCATCCGCAAGCGGGGGTGTTCAGCGAACGCACCGAACGCATCGTCGCCGGCGTGGCGGCCCAGGCGGCGGTCGCGCTGGACAATGCGCGCCTGTACGAAGCGGCGCGCAAGGCGGCTATCGAGCGCGACGCGCTGCTGCAAAGCGAACGTGCGGCGCGTGTCGAGGCCGAGCGCCTGTCGCGGATGAAGGACGAGTTCCTGGCGATGCTGGCGCACGAGCTGCGCAATCCGCTGGCGCCGATCAGCAGCTCGGCGGCTTTGCTCAACATCCAGTTCCGCGACGAGCCGCGCATCGGCCAGGCCAGCGCCATCATCGGGCGCCAGGTCAAGCACATGAGCCGCCTGATCGACGACCTGCTCGACGTCTCGCGCGTGACGCGCGGCCTGGTGACGCTGCAGGTGGACGAGCTCGACCTGTGCGAAGTGGTGAGGAGCGCACTCGACCAGGCGCGCCCGCTGATCGACGAACAAGCGCACCGCGTCGAGCTCGACCTGCCGCAGTGCCCGGTGCAGGTGCGCGGCGATGCGACGCGCCTGGTGCAGGCGGTGGCGAATATCCTCAACAACGCCGCCAAGTACACGCCGCCGGCCGGCACCATCCGCATCACGCTCGCGCGCGAGGATGGCCGCGCGCGCCTGCAGGTACGCGACAACGGTTCCGGCATGCCGCCCGATCTGCTGCCGGGCGTGTTCGAGCTGTTCACGCAGGGAGCGCGCACGCTGGCGCGCTCGCAGGGCGGCCTTGGACTCGGCCTGGCGCTGGTGAAGAAGCTGGTCGAGATGCATGGCGGCGCGGTCGCTGCCCACAGCGACGGGGTGGGGCTGGGCAGCGTGTTCACGATCGAGCTGCCGTGCGCGCAAGCGGAGTCGGATGCCGCTGCGGACGGCGCGGCGGTCCGGATGGATGCCGCGGCCTACCGCCCCTTGCGCGTGATCGTGGTCGACGACAACGAGGACGCCGCCGACGGCCTGGCCACGCTGCTGCGCGCCCAGGGCCATACGGTGGCGGTCGACTATACGGCAAGCGCCGCGCTGCGGCGAGCCATGCGCGAAGCGCCCGACGCGATGGTGGTCGACATCGGCCTGCCCGACATGGACGGCTACCAGCTGGGCGCGCTGCTGCGCGCGGAACCGGCCACGCGCAATGCGGTATTGATCGCGGCGACCGGCTATGGGGGCGAGCAGGACCGCGCCCGGGCGCGCGCCGCCGGGTTCAGCCACCACCTGGTGAAGCCGGTCGATATGGGGGCCCTGGTGCGCATCCTGCAAGAGGCGGCTTCGCGCTCCTAG
- a CDS encoding aldose epimerase family protein: MQPGIQQAPFAQLPDGAQVQVFTLANAAGMTVRILDFGGIITEIHVPDRDGVFADVALGFNTLEPYRGDSPYFGALIGRYGNRIAAGRFTLDGQDFALPVNNGKNHLHGGVPGFDRVQWRSRIEGDELVLDYRSPDGEQGYPGTLDASVRYRLTADNEIVVRFSAVTDRATPVNLTQHSYFNLAGGGNILDHELTIDADTFVPIDAGSIPLGNLAPVAGTPFDFRVPRPIGARIDEADEQLRNGGGYDHCFVLNKPAPGAMSRAARVRDPGSGRVLELFTQEPGVQFYSGNFLDGSLAGKGRVYAYRSGFCLEPQHFPDSPNQPAFPNTILRPGEVYATESRFRFSIEP, encoded by the coding sequence GTGCAACCCGGCATCCAGCAAGCCCCTTTCGCCCAGCTGCCCGACGGCGCGCAAGTGCAGGTCTTCACGCTCGCCAACGCGGCCGGCATGACGGTCAGGATCCTGGACTTCGGCGGCATCATCACCGAGATCCACGTACCCGACCGCGACGGCGTGTTCGCCGACGTGGCGCTCGGCTTCAACACGCTCGAACCCTACCGCGGCGACAGCCCGTATTTCGGCGCGCTGATTGGCCGCTACGGCAACCGCATCGCCGCCGGCCGCTTCACGCTCGACGGCCAGGACTTCGCGCTGCCGGTCAACAACGGCAAGAACCACCTGCACGGCGGCGTGCCCGGCTTCGACCGCGTGCAGTGGCGCTCGCGCATCGAGGGTGACGAACTGGTGCTGGACTACCGCAGCCCCGACGGCGAGCAGGGCTATCCCGGCACGCTGGATGCCAGCGTCCGTTACCGGCTCACCGCCGACAACGAAATCGTGGTGCGTTTTTCGGCCGTCACCGACCGCGCCACGCCGGTCAACCTGACCCAGCACAGCTATTTCAATCTCGCCGGCGGCGGTAATATCCTGGACCACGAGCTGACGATCGATGCGGACACATTTGTCCCGATCGATGCCGGTTCGATCCCGCTCGGGAACCTGGCGCCCGTGGCCGGCACGCCCTTCGATTTTCGCGTCCCCCGGCCGATCGGCGCGCGCATCGACGAGGCCGACGAACAGCTGCGCAACGGCGGCGGTTACGACCACTGCTTCGTCCTGAACAAACCGGCGCCGGGCGCGATGAGCCGGGCGGCGCGCGTGCGTGATCCCGGTTCCGGCCGCGTGCTCGAGCTGTTTACGCAGGAGCCGGGCGTCCAGTTCTACAGCGGGAACTTCCTCGACGGTTCGCTTGCCGGCAAGGGCCGGGTCTATGCGTACCGCAGCGGCTTTTGCCTCGAGCCGCAGCACTTCCCCGATTCGCCGAACCAGCCGGCCTTTCCGAACACGATCCTGCGGCCGGGCGAGGTCTACGCGACCGAATCGCGGTTCCGCTTTTCGATCGAGCCCTGA
- a CDS encoding M28 family peptidase: MRLRPLAARAAFSAFSALSLSCSALAQEAPAISEAALRAHLSFLADDLLEGRGTGQRGGALAVRYLETQAAAIGLKPMPSGGYRQKVAIEGTRLLPGSAVSFDAGGKRLNPKLGEGIVFGTGSGQTGLSFDAPLVFVGYGVSAPEEKWDDYKGVDVKGKILVMMVNDPQPTADEPNRFAGKAYTWYGRWLYKFEEAVRRGAAGALLIHTTPSASYAWSVPANSFSHERFHLAGAGNRIEGWLQEDTARELFAAAGFDLDKLRAQAERRDFTPVDLKTAAHVELKSAIRQVEDFNVVGIVPGTDPKLKEQVVVYSAHWDHLGIDQNIPEGRDRIFNGAVDNATGSAALLAMAAEAVRKPARRTQVFLWPAAEEQGLLGSAAYVANPVIPLARTAADLNLDSLNFVGRTKDIGVPGAERSSLYGTAAAVAKKMGLTLAPTIPDLSGAYFRADHFNFAKAGVPAFNVGSAVFSGDGHFEFEHDHARASATMVGFKGDYHQVTDEYHANWDLSGMTQQAQFTLNLGYAVANAPAMPTWKQGDAFGRVKR, translated from the coding sequence ATGCGTCTTCGCCCCCTGGCCGCCCGCGCCGCTTTCTCTGCCTTCTCCGCCTTGTCCCTGTCCTGCAGCGCCCTTGCGCAAGAGGCGCCCGCCATCTCCGAAGCGGCGCTGCGTGCCCACCTGTCCTTCCTCGCCGACGACCTGCTCGAGGGCCGCGGTACCGGCCAGCGCGGCGGCGCGCTGGCGGTGCGCTACCTCGAAACCCAGGCCGCGGCGATCGGTTTGAAACCCATGCCATCGGGCGGCTACCGCCAGAAGGTCGCCATCGAAGGCACCCGCCTGCTGCCGGGCAGCGCGGTGAGTTTCGACGCCGGCGGCAAGCGCCTGAATCCGAAGCTGGGCGAGGGCATCGTGTTCGGCACCGGCAGCGGGCAAACGGGCCTGTCCTTCGACGCGCCGCTGGTCTTCGTCGGCTACGGCGTCAGTGCGCCGGAAGAGAAATGGGACGACTACAAGGGCGTCGACGTGAAGGGCAAGATCCTCGTCATGATGGTCAACGACCCGCAGCCCACCGCTGATGAACCGAACCGCTTCGCCGGCAAGGCCTATACCTGGTACGGCCGCTGGCTGTACAAATTCGAAGAGGCCGTGCGCCGCGGCGCCGCCGGCGCGCTGCTGATCCACACCACGCCATCGGCATCCTATGCCTGGAGCGTGCCGGCCAACAGCTTCTCGCACGAGCGCTTCCACCTGGCCGGCGCCGGCAACCGCATCGAGGGCTGGCTGCAGGAAGACACCGCGCGCGAACTGTTCGCGGCCGCCGGTTTCGATCTGGACAAGCTGCGCGCCCAGGCCGAGCGGCGCGACTTCACGCCGGTCGACCTGAAGACCGCCGCCCACGTCGAGCTGAAATCGGCGATCCGCCAGGTCGAGGATTTCAACGTGGTCGGCATCGTGCCGGGTACGGATCCGAAGCTGAAGGAGCAGGTGGTCGTGTATTCGGCGCATTGGGACCACCTCGGCATCGACCAGAACATCCCGGAAGGGCGCGACCGCATCTTCAACGGCGCGGTCGACAACGCCACCGGCAGCGCCGCGCTGCTGGCGATGGCGGCCGAGGCGGTGCGCAAACCCGCGCGCCGCACCCAGGTCTTCCTGTGGCCGGCCGCCGAAGAGCAGGGTTTGTTGGGCAGCGCCGCCTATGTCGCCAACCCGGTGATCCCGCTGGCCAGGACCGCCGCCGACCTGAACCTTGACAGCCTGAACTTCGTCGGCCGCACGAAGGACATCGGCGTGCCCGGCGCCGAGCGCAGCAGCCTGTATGGCACGGCGGCGGCGGTGGCGAAAAAGATGGGCTTGACCCTGGCGCCGACCATTCCCGACCTGTCCGGCGCCTACTTCCGCGCCGACCACTTCAATTTCGCCAAGGCGGGCGTGCCGGCCTTTAATGTCGGCTCGGCCGTGTTCTCGGGCGACGGCCATTTCGAGTTCGAGCACGACCATGCGCGCGCGAGCGCCACCATGGTCGGCTTCAAGGGCGACTACCACCAGGTGACGGACGAGTACCACGCGAACTGGGATTTGTCGGGCATGACGCAGCAGGCCCAGTTCACGCTGAACCTGGGCTATGCGGTGGCGAACGCGCCGGCCATGCCGACGTGGAAGCAGGGGGATGCGTTCGGGCGGGTCAAGCGCTGA
- a CDS encoding HD-GYP domain-containing protein — translation MDRFPHTAATIQPTDLKLSELIGSLSYALDITEGQPAGHCVRVCWIGMHIGRDAGMNSEQLWELYYTLLLKDLGCSSNAARICELYLTDDLDFKREFKTVGDSLPQVLGFVLKHTGLKAGLAERFRSVMTILRDGPAIAQEMIATRCSRGAEIARLLRFPERVANGIYSLDEHFNGKGKPAQLAGEAIPVYARIALLAQVVDVFHADGGRAAALKEARMRAGSWFDPRLVDAFERVAKNEAFWDMLASKDLDKTVFAMEPAEHTIPLDDDYLDDIAAAFGQVVDSKSPYTSGHSGRVALYTDMIAEALGLSAERRRWLKRGALLHDVGKLGVSNSVLDKAGALDREEWAAVRQHAEFTETILGRISAFAELGRIAGAHHERLDGGGYPRGLSGDQIDIETRIITTADIFDAITAERPYRGAIPVPQALEMMEKTVGTALDARCFDALKRALERVPL, via the coding sequence ATGGACCGATTCCCCCATACAGCCGCCACCATCCAGCCGACGGACCTGAAACTGTCCGAGCTGATCGGCTCGCTGAGCTATGCGCTCGACATCACCGAAGGCCAGCCGGCCGGCCATTGCGTGCGCGTCTGCTGGATCGGCATGCACATCGGGCGCGACGCCGGGATGAATTCGGAGCAGTTGTGGGAGCTGTATTACACCCTGCTGCTGAAAGACCTCGGCTGCAGCAGCAACGCCGCGCGCATCTGCGAGCTCTACCTGACGGACGACCTCGACTTCAAGCGCGAATTCAAGACGGTCGGCGACAGCCTGCCGCAGGTGCTCGGCTTCGTGCTCAAGCATACCGGCCTGAAGGCGGGCCTGGCCGAGCGCTTCCGCAGCGTGATGACGATCCTGCGCGACGGTCCCGCGATCGCCCAGGAGATGATCGCCACCCGCTGCTCGCGCGGCGCCGAGATCGCCCGCCTGCTGCGCTTTCCCGAGCGCGTCGCGAACGGCATCTACAGCCTCGACGAACATTTCAACGGCAAGGGCAAGCCGGCCCAGCTGGCGGGGGAGGCCATTCCGGTCTACGCCCGCATCGCCCTGCTGGCGCAGGTGGTCGACGTCTTCCATGCCGACGGCGGGCGCGCCGCCGCCCTGAAGGAAGCGCGTATGCGTGCCGGCAGCTGGTTCGACCCGCGCCTGGTCGACGCCTTCGAGCGCGTCGCGAAGAATGAGGCCTTCTGGGACATGCTCGCGTCAAAAGACCTCGACAAGACCGTGTTCGCCATGGAGCCGGCCGAGCACACGATCCCGCTCGACGACGACTACCTGGACGACATCGCCGCCGCCTTCGGCCAGGTGGTCGACTCGAAGAGTCCCTATACCAGCGGCCATAGCGGGCGCGTGGCGCTCTACACCGACATGATCGCCGAAGCCCTCGGCTTGTCCGCCGAACGCCGCCGCTGGCTCAAGCGCGGCGCGCTGCTGCATGACGTCGGCAAGCTCGGCGTCAGCAACAGTGTGCTGGACAAGGCCGGCGCCCTCGACCGCGAGGAATGGGCCGCCGTGCGCCAGCACGCCGAATTCACCGAAACCATCCTGGGCCGCATCAGCGCCTTCGCGGAACTGGGCCGCATCGCCGGCGCCCACCACGAGCGCCTCGACGGCGGCGGCTATCCGCGCGGCCTGTCAGGCGACCAGATCGACATCGAGACGCGCATCATCACCACCGCCGACATCTTCGATGCCATCACCGCCGAGCGCCCCTACCGCGGCGCGATTCCGGTGCCGCAGGCGCTCGAGATGATGGAGAAGACGGTCGGCACGGCCCTCGATGCGCGCTGCTTCGATGCCCTCAAGCGCGCGCTGGAACGCGTCCCGCTGTAA
- a CDS encoding DMT family transporter, whose protein sequence is MPRAPQQVAGAHVLTGVLCGVLAGALWGMVFIVPELLPGFTPVELAVGRYLAYGAISFGLMLPGLRRLLRRLAPPDYLALLRQALSGNLVYYMLLALGVKLAGVAPTSLIIGLIPVAVTLLGRRDQGAVPLRRLAAPLAIVGIAIACINVDAFQHAKAGGAPLSSTVLGLACAVGALACWTWYAVDNARYLKRNPQFSGGQWSSLYGLASGLVALPIGAASLLFSHAGVLEAAAPARDWFLFWAYNGLLALGASVIGNQLWNIASRRLPVTLTGQLILFETVSAMLYGFVWRAQAPRLLELAAIALLVLGVTWSVRLHAAPGPSAVAA, encoded by the coding sequence ATGCCTCGGGCGCCGCAGCAGGTCGCTGGAGCGCATGTGTTGACTGGAGTATTGTGTGGCGTGCTGGCCGGCGCCTTGTGGGGCATGGTGTTCATCGTGCCGGAATTGTTGCCGGGCTTTACCCCGGTCGAACTGGCGGTCGGGCGTTACCTGGCCTATGGCGCAATCTCCTTCGGGCTGATGCTGCCGGGTTTGCGCCGCCTGCTGCGCCGTCTCGCCCCGCCCGATTATCTTGCCCTGCTGCGCCAGGCGCTGAGCGGCAACCTCGTCTACTACATGCTGCTGGCGCTGGGCGTGAAACTGGCCGGGGTGGCGCCGACCTCGCTCATCATCGGACTGATCCCGGTGGCCGTTACCTTGCTCGGCCGGCGCGACCAGGGCGCGGTGCCGCTGCGGCGCCTGGCCGCGCCGCTTGCCATCGTCGGCATCGCGATCGCCTGCATCAATGTCGACGCCTTCCAGCATGCCAAAGCGGGCGGGGCGCCCTTGTCCTCGACCGTGCTCGGCCTGGCCTGCGCCGTCGGCGCGCTCGCCTGCTGGACCTGGTATGCCGTCGACAATGCGCGCTACCTGAAGCGCAACCCCCAGTTCAGCGGCGGCCAGTGGTCCTCGCTCTACGGCCTGGCCAGCGGCTTGGTCGCCTTGCCGATCGGCGCCGCCAGCCTGTTGTTCTCCCACGCCGGCGTCCTCGAGGCGGCTGCGCCCGCGCGCGACTGGTTCCTGTTCTGGGCTTATAACGGTTTGCTGGCGCTGGGCGCCTCGGTGATCGGCAACCAGCTGTGGAACATCGCCAGCCGGCGCCTGCCGGTCACGCTGACAGGCCAGCTGATCCTGTTCGAGACGGTGTCCGCCATGCTCTACGGTTTCGTCTGGCGTGCGCAGGCGCCGCGTCTGCTCGAACTCGCCGCCATCGCGCTGCTGGTGCTCGGCGTCACCTGGTCGGTGCGTCTGCATGCGGCACCCGGCCCCAGCGCCGTGGCGGCCTGA
- a CDS encoding KGG domain-containing protein has translation MASNNQGGNKGGNQGNQGGNQGNQGSKQSGDTSNRGFASMDPDRQREIASEGGRAAHASGNAHEFNSEEARRAGSMSHKNDGNNQSGGGGSQQSGGQGGNQAGRGGNQGGNQGGQGGNTRGGSPEQHAEAGRQSHKNDNKR, from the coding sequence ATGGCATCGAACAACCAAGGTGGTAACAAGGGCGGCAACCAGGGCAACCAGGGCGGCAACCAGGGTAACCAGGGCAGCAAGCAGAGCGGCGATACCAGCAACCGCGGCTTCGCATCGATGGATCCGGATCGCCAGCGCGAGATCGCCAGCGAAGGCGGTCGTGCAGCACACGCATCCGGTAACGCGCACGAGTTCAACTCGGAAGAAGCACGCCGTGCCGGCTCGATGAGCCACAAGAACGACGGCAACAACCAGTCGGGTGGCGGCGGCAGCCAGCAGAGCGGCGGCCAGGGCGGTAACCAGGCCGGCCGCGGGGGCAACCAGGGCGGCAACCAGGGCGGCCAGGGTGGCAACACCCGCGGCGGCTCGCCCGAGCAGCACGCCGAAGCCGGCCGTCAAAGCCACAAGAACGACAACAAGCGCTAA
- a CDS encoding PEP-CTERM sorting domain-containing protein, with the protein MHFAKYAAALVAALSFSTSADAALLLGSTGSAANTVTDYSGPGAVSFDLDLEHLSPTTLRFVIEADDLLGPLSLNAIVRNLSGAALNGFYFNLQGISYLAAGSVTPTFGTLGGVTHGADAAGIAFASPEWAEFHFGNPLALANQTDWFLDTRGLAAGDTFAISAEVPEPSTVALLLPALCMASVMAARRRRKG; encoded by the coding sequence ATGCATTTCGCCAAATATGCCGCCGCGCTGGTGGCCGCGCTGTCCTTCTCGACCTCGGCCGACGCCGCGCTCCTGCTCGGTTCGACCGGCTCGGCCGCGAATACGGTCACCGATTACAGCGGTCCGGGCGCCGTCTCCTTCGACCTCGACCTGGAACACCTGAGCCCGACCACGCTGCGCTTCGTGATCGAGGCGGACGACCTGCTCGGACCGCTGAGCCTGAATGCCATCGTGCGCAACCTGAGCGGGGCGGCGCTGAACGGTTTTTACTTCAACCTGCAGGGGATTTCTTACCTGGCGGCCGGCAGCGTGACGCCAACCTTCGGCACGCTGGGCGGCGTCACCCATGGCGCGGACGCCGCCGGCATCGCTTTCGCTTCACCCGAGTGGGCAGAATTCCACTTCGGTAATCCGCTGGCGCTGGCGAACCAGACCGATTGGTTCCTCGATACGCGCGGCCTGGCTGCCGGCGACACCTTCGCCATCAGCGCCGAGGTCCCCGAGCCGTCCACTGTTGCGCTGCTGCTGCCGGCCCTGTGCATGGCGAGCGTGATGGCCGCGCGCCGCCGCAGGAAGGGCTGA
- a CDS encoding PhoX family protein: protein MTNKDLSPSRRNLLKGASALPFVGAFMAMQSQQSRAANGATELIASPYGPIRPVADMTTGLPLLQLPPGFTYKSFGWRGDTMANGLPCPAGHDGMGVVVARKVGRSSELVLVRNHEVGATSAGNFINAPGVYDSGNSTASSSNKFGGGTTNLVFRDGNWVSMTPSLGGTQTNCAGGITPWGTWLSCEEVSSDAVSASGRKHGYVFEVHPDPALTTGLPIVGMGRFGHEAAAVDPVTGNVYQTEDSSGKSGFYRYVPDVKTGAPGSLALGGVLQMAKVKGMPNANLATAQLNARYELEWVTIADPDANRGNAVGQTGIAITNAAGPFVQGWQLGALRMNRGEGIWFAQGKMFIMDTAGGAVQRGAIWELDLATQVLTCIYSSPSPLVGNMGDNLTVSPRNAILICEDASTAATDSFGFGQRLMGITGQGDAYIFAKNNVVLTASQLQGAGKQAGLAGDHRANEFAGACFDPTGRYLFVNIQTPGITFAIAGPWAKGPL, encoded by the coding sequence ATGACTAACAAGGACCTCTCGCCCTCGCGGCGCAATCTGCTCAAGGGCGCGTCGGCGCTGCCTTTCGTCGGGGCTTTCATGGCGATGCAGTCGCAACAGTCCCGCGCCGCCAACGGCGCTACCGAACTGATCGCCAGCCCCTACGGCCCGATCCGCCCGGTTGCCGACATGACGACCGGCCTGCCGCTGCTGCAGCTGCCGCCGGGCTTTACCTATAAAAGCTTCGGCTGGCGCGGCGATACGATGGCCAATGGGCTGCCTTGTCCGGCCGGGCACGACGGCATGGGCGTCGTCGTCGCGCGCAAGGTCGGCCGCAGCAGCGAACTGGTGCTGGTGCGGAACCACGAAGTCGGCGCCACCTCGGCCGGCAATTTTATCAACGCACCCGGCGTCTATGACAGCGGCAACAGCACGGCCAGCTCGAGCAACAAGTTCGGCGGCGGCACGACCAACCTGGTCTTCCGCGACGGGAACTGGGTCAGCATGACGCCGAGCCTGGGCGGCACGCAGACCAACTGCGCCGGCGGCATTACCCCCTGGGGCACCTGGCTCAGCTGCGAGGAAGTCAGCTCGGACGCCGTCAGCGCGTCGGGCCGCAAGCACGGCTATGTGTTCGAAGTCCATCCTGATCCGGCCCTGACCACCGGCCTGCCGATCGTCGGCATGGGCCGCTTCGGCCACGAAGCGGCAGCCGTCGACCCGGTGACCGGCAACGTCTACCAGACCGAAGACAGCTCGGGCAAGTCGGGTTTCTATCGCTACGTGCCGGACGTCAAAACGGGTGCGCCAGGTTCGCTGGCGCTGGGTGGGGTGCTGCAGATGGCCAAGGTCAAGGGCATGCCCAACGCCAACCTGGCCACCGCGCAGCTGAACGCGCGTTACGAGCTGGAATGGGTAACCATTGCCGACCCGGACGCGAATCGCGGCAATGCCGTCGGCCAGACCGGCATCGCAATCACGAATGCCGCCGGTCCGTTTGTCCAGGGCTGGCAGTTGGGCGCGCTGCGCATGAACCGCGGCGAAGGCATCTGGTTCGCGCAGGGCAAGATGTTCATCATGGATACCGCGGGCGGCGCCGTCCAACGCGGTGCGATCTGGGAACTGGACCTGGCAACCCAAGTGCTGACCTGCATCTATTCGAGCCCGAGCCCGCTGGTCGGCAACATGGGCGACAACCTGACGGTGAGCCCGCGCAACGCGATCCTGATCTGCGAAGACGCCTCGACCGCCGCCACCGATTCGTTCGGCTTCGGCCAGCGCCTGATGGGCATCACGGGGCAGGGCGACGCCTATATCTTCGCCAAGAACAATGTCGTGCTGACCGCGTCCCAGCTGCAGGGCGCGGGCAAGCAGGCGGGCCTGGCGGGCGACCACCGCGCCAACGAATTCGCCGGCGCCTGCTTCGATCCGACCGGCCGCTACCTGTTCGTGAACATCCAGACGCCCGGTATCACCTTCGCGATCGCCGGCCCATGGGCCAAGGGCCCGCTGTAA